One Campylobacter concisus DNA segment encodes these proteins:
- the purC gene encoding phosphoribosylaminoimidazolesuccinocarboxamide synthase: protein MQKRELIYEGKGKKMYATDDANLLVAEFKDDLTAFDAQKRGNEAGKGALNNKISTQLFKLLESKGIVTDLVETISDTEQVVKKCEIIPLEVVVRNIATGSLSKRLGIKEGTVLPFTLVEFYYKNDDLHDPLVTDEHCIIMGLVKSEKDLQTLRHTAREINSILFKFFAERDLKLVDFKIEFGIDKDGNIILADEISPDSCRFWDAKTNEKLDKDRFRQDLGSVKVAYEEVLKRILS from the coding sequence ATGCAAAAAAGAGAACTTATTTACGAGGGAAAAGGTAAAAAAATGTATGCCACAGATGATGCAAATTTGCTTGTGGCTGAATTTAAAGACGATCTAACAGCATTTGATGCTCAAAAAAGAGGCAACGAAGCTGGTAAAGGCGCATTAAATAATAAAATTTCAACACAGCTTTTTAAGCTTTTGGAGAGTAAAGGCATCGTGACTGACCTAGTTGAGACTATCAGCGACACTGAGCAAGTAGTCAAAAAATGTGAAATCATACCTCTTGAAGTCGTTGTTAGAAATATTGCAACTGGTTCACTAAGCAAAAGACTTGGCATAAAAGAAGGCACAGTTTTACCTTTTACGCTTGTTGAGTTTTACTATAAAAACGACGATTTGCACGATCCATTAGTAACAGATGAGCACTGTATTATCATGGGATTAGTAAAGAGTGAAAAAGATCTTCAAACTCTAAGACATACAGCAAGAGAGATTAACTCTATATTATTTAAATTTTTTGCCGAAAGAGATCTAAAGCTAGTCGATTTTAAAATAGAATTTGGTATCGACAAAGACGGCAATATCATTTTAGCTGATGAAATAAGCCCTGATAGTTGTAGATTCTGGGATGCTAAAACTAATGAAAAACTTGACAAAGATAGATTTAGACAAGACCTTGGTAGCGTAAAAGTCGCTTATGAAGAAGTTTTAAAAAGAATTTTATCGTAA
- the purS gene encoding phosphoribosylformylglycinamidine synthase subunit PurS: protein MKAVVNIALRSGVLDPAGKAVEHALNSLGFSGVSNVRIGKQIVLDIDESDKNKAKEQLRVMCEELLANTVIEDYEIVL from the coding sequence ATGAAAGCTGTTGTAAATATAGCATTAAGAAGTGGGGTCCTTGACCCTGCTGGTAAAGCAGTGGAGCATGCTCTAAATTCTCTCGGATTTAGTGGTGTGTCAAATGTCAGAATAGGCAAACAAATCGTTTTAGACATAGACGAGAGCGATAAAAACAAAGCAAAAGAGCAGCTAAGAGTTATGTGTGAAGAGCTTCTGGCTAACACTGTCATCGAAGACTACGAGATCGTGCTATGA
- the purQ gene encoding phosphoribosylformylglycinamidine synthase I, producing the protein MKVAIILFPGTNCEEDTAHAFKLLGCQTQIIWHKEDKIEADLVVLPGGFSYGDYLRTAAIAKFSPAMQAVKEHAKKGGYILGICNGFQMLLELGLLKGAMRRNENLNFVSKYHHLKVISNNNKFLANLAKNEVVNIPIAHGEGNYYTDETTLKGLYDNDQVLLKYCDAKGNEINPNGSVDNIAGICDESKRIFGLMPHPERACEKILGTDDGMKMLKGLVW; encoded by the coding sequence ATGAAAGTAGCGATAATACTTTTTCCTGGCACAAACTGCGAAGAAGACACAGCTCACGCATTTAAATTACTTGGATGCCAAACACAAATAATCTGGCACAAAGAAGATAAAATAGAAGCTGATTTGGTCGTACTTCCAGGTGGTTTTAGCTATGGAGATTATCTAAGAACAGCTGCGATAGCTAAATTTAGCCCAGCTATGCAAGCTGTAAAAGAGCATGCAAAAAAAGGCGGCTATATCTTAGGAATTTGCAATGGTTTTCAGATGCTGCTTGAGCTTGGACTCTTAAAGGGTGCGATGAGAAGAAATGAAAATTTAAATTTTGTTTCAAAATATCACCACCTAAAGGTAATCTCAAATAACAATAAATTCTTAGCAAATTTAGCCAAAAATGAAGTGGTTAATATCCCTATTGCTCATGGCGAGGGCAACTATTATACTGACGAAACCACTCTAAAAGGCCTTTACGACAACGATCAAGTGTTACTAAAATACTGTGATGCTAAAGGCAACGAAATAAATCCTAATGGTTCAGTCGACAATATAGCTGGAATCTGCGATGAAAGTAAAAGAATATTTGGCCTTATGCCCCATCCCGAGCGTGCTTGTGAGAAAATTTTAGGTACAGATGATGGTATGAAGATGCTAAAAGGTCTAGTTTGGTAA
- a CDS encoding SH3 domain-containing protein, translating into MVKHFLFISLLVLNLFAVNTDEVSVFDMMDEAREDKFVNSPTSNPKTQKPPKEQDFSRKFVSPQPERITPEQMRNIVPTNEPDISVPDNQVYDKIKVKELLLKATNIPKNVVIGEIFSVEIVADTQNDFEFEFETQLDETNIKWLNKKNFQWVKSEDNKYVGTFYLEATSIDAKTLKVNLDLKRNGENYQNSSINIFLPKLKELRSDENYNHIVADNLEVKKFKTTKFDDINNIMVVEIYGNNVDLSAFNIENKTILKQGVDTINGDFNSQSAYYFAVFKPNKKSLDFNYYNLKKAKFESFSLPVSVEDDDVSTQIGLNPKQSEFSTYKDITIYSCVVIFILLAIWRRRLSYFFVAAVFIALGIYTYNPFGKAILKPDISVSILPTKNSTIFYTSRKNENVEILDTKGDYSKILFADGKIGWVKKDDLVKN; encoded by the coding sequence TTGGTAAAACATTTTCTTTTTATCTCCCTACTCGTACTAAATTTATTTGCTGTAAATACCGACGAGGTAAGCGTTTTTGACATGATGGATGAAGCTAGGGAGGATAAATTTGTAAATAGCCCTACTTCAAATCCAAAAACTCAAAAACCGCCAAAAGAACAAGATTTTTCAAGAAAATTTGTATCACCACAGCCAGAGCGTATCACTCCAGAGCAGATGCGAAACATCGTGCCAACAAACGAGCCAGATATTAGCGTCCCAGACAATCAAGTATATGACAAGATCAAAGTAAAAGAGCTTCTTTTAAAAGCCACAAATATACCAAAAAATGTTGTTATAGGAGAAATTTTTAGTGTTGAGATAGTGGCTGATACACAAAATGACTTTGAGTTTGAGTTTGAGACACAGCTTGATGAAACAAATATCAAATGGCTAAATAAGAAAAATTTTCAATGGGTAAAAAGCGAAGACAACAAATATGTAGGTACTTTTTATCTTGAGGCAACAAGCATTGATGCAAAGACTTTAAAAGTTAACTTGGATCTAAAAAGAAATGGCGAAAACTATCAAAACTCAAGTATAAATATCTTCTTGCCAAAGCTAAAAGAGCTTAGAAGCGATGAGAATTACAACCATATCGTGGCTGATAATCTTGAGGTAAAGAAATTTAAAACGACTAAATTTGATGATATAAACAATATCATGGTTGTAGAAATTTATGGTAACAACGTAGATCTAAGTGCTTTTAATATAGAAAATAAGACAATCTTAAAGCAAGGCGTAGATACGATAAATGGCGACTTTAACTCACAAAGTGCATATTATTTTGCAGTATTTAAGCCAAATAAAAAATCGCTTGACTTTAATTATTACAACCTAAAAAAGGCTAAATTTGAAAGCTTTTCTTTGCCAGTGAGTGTCGAAGATGACGATGTCAGCACACAAATCGGACTAAACCCAAAACAAAGCGAGTTTAGCACCTATAAAGATATCACGATATACTCTTGTGTCGTAATTTTTATATTATTAGCTATTTGGCGCAGAAGGCTTAGCTACTTTTTTGTGGCAGCTGTTTTTATTGCACTTGGAATTTATACCTACAACCCTTTTGGTAAGGCTATTCTAAAACCAGATATTAGCGTTTCGATCTTACCTACAAAAAACTCAACCATCTTTTACACATCTCGTAAAAATGAAAATGTAGAAATTTTAGACACAAAAGGCGACTACTCAAAAATTTTATTTGCTGATGGTAAAATCGGTTGGGTAAAAAAGGATGATCTTGTCAAAAATTAG
- a CDS encoding lysophospholipid acyltransferase family protein, producing MILSKIRALFFAIEFVISVVLVVFFMWLFNDKNRAIRKFWGRSQRFFGGYKLEVIGNFSDEANILLINHQSMLDIIVIEELHPENVCWIAKAQIGKIPIIGKILSLPKMIAVERENKHSLIKLLKEAKDRVENGRVLAIFPEGTRSQTNKLLPFKGGAKMLVEKLNLKVQPIVIIGSDALKVKEFSFKKADIKLFCLDLVDTSKDNWLEATRENMQKVLDENRK from the coding sequence ATGATCTTGTCAAAAATTAGAGCTTTATTTTTTGCTATTGAGTTTGTTATCAGTGTTGTTCTAGTCGTCTTTTTTATGTGGCTATTTAATGATAAAAATAGAGCCATAAGAAAATTTTGGGGAAGATCGCAAAGGTTTTTTGGTGGATATAAACTTGAAGTGATAGGTAATTTTAGTGATGAAGCAAATATCTTGCTCATAAACCACCAAAGTATGCTTGATATCATAGTCATAGAAGAGCTACACCCAGAAAATGTCTGCTGGATCGCAAAGGCACAGATCGGTAAAATTCCTATAATTGGTAAAATTTTGAGCCTGCCAAAGATGATAGCAGTTGAGCGTGAAAATAAGCACTCTTTAATAAAACTTTTAAAAGAGGCTAAAGATAGAGTTGAAAATGGTCGTGTTTTAGCTATTTTTCCAGAAGGAACAAGATCACAAACTAACAAGCTTTTACCATTTAAAGGTGGAGCTAAAATGCTTGTAGAAAAGCTAAATTTAAAGGTTCAGCCTATCGTAATCATTGGAAGTGACGCTTTGAAAGTAAAAGAATTTAGCTTTAAAAAAGCAGATATCAAGCTCTTTTGTCTTGATTTAGTCGATACTTCAAAAGACAACTGGCTAGAGGCAACTAGAGAGAATATGCAAAAAGTCCTAGACGAAAATAGAAAATAA
- the htpG gene encoding molecular chaperone HtpG: MADKFEFQTEVNDLLNLMIHSLYSNKEIFLRELISNSNDALDKLNYLCLTDEKYKNLNYTPRIDIKIDEKVKTLTISDNGIGMDKDELIANLGTIARSGTKGFMKNLSGDAKKDSSLIGQFGVGFYSAFMVANKIEVISQRALGDKAYKWTSDAKSYEIEEASKESFGTDITLYLNDDEFANSWRIEEIVKKYSNHIPYPIFMDKQSYVAPKEGEKEGTYEIKNEQINKANALWRLNKASLKEQDYNDFYKQISHDSSDPLLYIHTKAEGKIEYSTLFYVPSTEPFDLFRVDYQSGVKLYVKRVFITDDAKELLPPYLRFIKGIIDVEDLPLNVSREILQENAIMRSVKEQSVKKILSELAKVKDNDREKYIKFYKLFGKVLKEGLYGFSAEKEQILDLCLFKSSRRDGLISLKEYKEAMKEDQKSIYYISGNNENMLRNSPLLESFKKNDIEVLIMDEEIDTIVMPMVNEFDKTPLKSVSHADINDEIKSDEKVDESKVANTLVKMKEILKDEVKDVRLSSRLSSSAAVLIYDKNDPDYAMQEMLKQMGQGANAPKVKPILEINADHEIFAKLEKNEAMIYDIAPLLLDMARLNEGMSLENPAKFSELLTKVMIKAI, encoded by the coding sequence ATGGCAGATAAATTTGAATTTCAAACCGAGGTTAATGACCTTCTAAATTTAATGATTCACTCTCTTTACTCAAACAAAGAGATATTTTTAAGAGAGCTTATCTCAAACTCAAACGATGCACTAGATAAGCTAAACTATCTTTGTTTAACTGATGAAAAATATAAAAATCTAAACTATACCCCAAGGATCGATATCAAAATCGATGAAAAAGTCAAAACACTAACTATCAGTGATAACGGCATTGGTATGGATAAAGATGAGCTTATCGCAAATTTGGGCACAATAGCAAGAAGCGGCACAAAAGGCTTTATGAAAAATTTAAGTGGCGATGCAAAAAAAGATAGTTCACTAATAGGCCAGTTTGGTGTTGGCTTTTACTCAGCCTTTATGGTAGCAAACAAGATCGAAGTCATCAGTCAAAGAGCACTTGGCGATAAGGCCTACAAATGGACATCTGATGCAAAAAGCTACGAGATAGAAGAGGCCAGCAAAGAGAGCTTTGGCACTGATATCACTTTGTATCTAAACGATGATGAGTTTGCAAATTCTTGGCGTATTGAAGAGATAGTCAAGAAGTATTCAAACCACATTCCTTATCCTATATTTATGGATAAACAAAGCTATGTCGCTCCAAAAGAAGGCGAAAAAGAAGGCACATATGAGATCAAAAACGAGCAAATAAACAAGGCAAATGCGCTTTGGAGACTAAATAAAGCTAGCCTTAAAGAGCAAGATTATAACGACTTTTATAAGCAAATTTCTCACGACAGTAGCGATCCTCTCCTTTATATTCATACAAAGGCTGAAGGCAAGATCGAGTACTCAACTCTATTTTATGTGCCAAGCACCGAGCCATTTGATCTATTTAGGGTTGATTATCAAAGTGGCGTAAAGCTTTATGTAAAAAGAGTTTTTATCACAGATGATGCAAAAGAACTCTTGCCGCCATATTTAAGATTTATCAAGGGTATCATTGATGTCGAGGATCTGCCATTAAATGTGAGCCGTGAAATTTTACAAGAAAATGCGATCATGAGAAGTGTCAAAGAGCAAAGCGTGAAGAAAATTTTAAGCGAGCTTGCAAAGGTAAAAGATAACGATCGTGAAAAATACATAAAATTTTACAAACTATTTGGTAAGGTTTTAAAAGAAGGTCTTTATGGATTTAGTGCTGAAAAAGAGCAAATTTTAGATCTTTGCCTATTTAAAAGCTCAAGAAGAGACGGACTTATCAGCCTAAAAGAGTACAAAGAAGCGATGAAAGAGGATCAAAAGTCGATCTACTACATCAGTGGTAACAATGAAAATATGCTAAGAAATTCTCCACTTCTAGAAAGCTTTAAGAAAAACGACATAGAAGTGCTTATTATGGACGAAGAGATCGATACGATCGTAATGCCAATGGTCAATGAATTTGACAAAACACCTCTAAAATCAGTCTCACACGCTGATATAAATGACGAGATCAAAAGTGATGAGAAGGTTGATGAGAGCAAGGTTGCAAATACGCTTGTTAAAATGAAAGAAATTTTAAAAGACGAGGTAAAGGATGTAAGACTAAGCTCAAGACTATCAAGCTCGGCTGCGGTGCTAATTTATGACAAAAACGATCCTGATTACGCTATGCAAGAGATGCTAAAACAGATGGGGCAAGGCGCAAATGCTCCAAAAGTTAAGCCTATCTTGGAGATCAATGCTGATCATGAAATTTTTGCCAAACTTGAGAAAAATGAGGCGATGATTTATGACATAGCGCCTTTACTTCTTGATATGGCAAGGCTAAATGAGGGCATGAGCCTAGAAAATCCTGCTAAATTTTCAGAGCTATTAACGAAAGTTATGATAAAAGCTATCTAA
- the sdhE gene encoding 8-methylmenaquinol:fumarate reductase membrane anchor subunit, giving the protein MQNEFAFFPGCVLSQAAKEAKMSLEAIAPILGWKLHEIEGWSCCGAQQAQDVDPIATLVANARNIALAEQMNMPMLTTCSTCMLTLTRAKTTLDKGAKGRINTFLAEGNMKYNGSTEITSLLWVLYQNVETLRAKVVKPLSGLKVALFYGCHSLRPEKDLHNRESSVNPKSFETVVGALGATIVPFEKRLDCCGFHASYPAGTSVRKMSSQIVNNADENGADVVVTPCPLCQMQLDIYQERYQDENHSNVRKPIIHLSQLVGLALGLSVEDLGLDLNIIDATKIA; this is encoded by the coding sequence ATGCAAAACGAATTCGCTTTTTTCCCAGGATGCGTACTTTCTCAAGCAGCTAAAGAGGCTAAGATGTCGCTTGAGGCTATCGCTCCGATACTTGGCTGGAAGCTTCACGAGATAGAGGGCTGGAGTTGCTGTGGTGCCCAACAAGCACAAGACGTCGATCCTATCGCTACGCTTGTGGCAAATGCTAGAAATATAGCGCTTGCAGAGCAGATGAATATGCCGATGCTTACGACATGCTCAACTTGTATGCTAACTTTAACAAGAGCCAAAACTACACTTGATAAGGGTGCAAAGGGCCGTATAAATACTTTCTTGGCTGAGGGCAATATGAAATATAATGGCTCAACCGAGATCACAAGCCTTCTTTGGGTGCTTTATCAAAACGTAGAAACGCTAAGAGCAAAGGTTGTTAAGCCACTTAGTGGGCTAAAAGTAGCGCTATTTTATGGCTGCCACAGTCTAAGGCCTGAAAAAGATCTGCACAATAGAGAAAGCTCGGTCAACCCAAAGAGCTTTGAAACCGTTGTAGGCGCACTTGGCGCTACTATTGTGCCATTTGAGAAAAGACTTGACTGCTGTGGTTTCCACGCTAGTTACCCAGCTGGCACATCTGTAAGGAAAATGTCAAGCCAGATCGTAAATAATGCCGATGAAAACGGCGCTGACGTAGTTGTCACACCATGCCCACTTTGTCAAATGCAACTTGACATCTACCAAGAGAGATATCAAGATGAAAACCATTCAAACGTGAGAAAGCCAATCATTCACCTATCTCAGCTTGTAGGTCTTGCACTTGGACTATCTGTTGAAGATCTTGGACTTGATCTAAACATCATCGACGCTACCAAGATAGCGTAA
- the sdhB gene encoding 8-methylmenaquinol:fumarate reductase iron-sulfur subunit, producing the protein MKIIIDRFDGTKKYESTYELTNEEIKGKTLLTVLLDIKQKKDATLNFTASCRSAICGACAVRVNGHSYLACDTKMNELLAEYDNPESIRISPLGNFKVISDLMVDWEPSIENLRKIKPSITAKSEFSAEKGCKQSQKEYDKVALEWDCILCGACASECNKLEADASDYMQPFVFVHAYRAAFDSRNKDPMPHLKPAIDNGLWMCVKCQECADRCPKGISACKDITDLRIMAIQKGFDDGMGPDHAEAFLTDLVDGSGRLNEIKLALRSEGVFRNMGKMDIAANLMLAGKMNPLHIFGEEDIEGHDDLVKMINAARKAASKE; encoded by the coding sequence ATGAAAATTATTATCGACCGCTTTGACGGAACTAAAAAATATGAATCAACTTATGAGCTAACAAATGAAGAGATCAAAGGCAAAACTCTTTTAACAGTGCTTCTTGATATCAAACAAAAAAAGGATGCGACGTTAAATTTCACAGCATCTTGCCGCTCAGCGATATGTGGAGCGTGTGCTGTTAGAGTAAATGGCCACTCATATCTAGCTTGCGATACGAAGATGAATGAGCTTTTGGCTGAGTATGACAATCCAGAGAGCATAAGAATTTCTCCACTTGGAAATTTTAAAGTGATCTCAGACCTCATGGTGGACTGGGAACCAAGTATTGAAAATTTACGCAAGATTAAGCCTAGTATCACTGCTAAGTCAGAATTTAGCGCAGAAAAAGGCTGTAAGCAAAGTCAAAAAGAGTATGACAAAGTAGCTCTTGAATGGGACTGTATACTTTGCGGAGCGTGCGCTAGCGAGTGTAATAAACTAGAAGCTGATGCAAGCGACTATATGCAGCCATTTGTATTTGTGCATGCTTATAGAGCGGCGTTTGACTCACGCAACAAAGATCCTATGCCGCACTTAAAGCCAGCTATAGATAATGGCCTTTGGATGTGTGTAAAGTGCCAAGAGTGCGCTGATCGCTGTCCAAAAGGCATAAGCGCATGCAAAGATATAACTGATCTTCGCATTATGGCTATACAAAAAGGCTTTGATGATGGTATGGGACCAGATCACGCTGAGGCGTTTTTAACCGATCTAGTTGATGGCTCAGGCAGGCTAAATGAGATCAAGCTTGCACTTCGCTCTGAGGGAGTGTTTAGAAATATGGGCAAAATGGATATCGCTGCAAATTTAATGCTTGCAGGCAAGATGAATCCGCTTCATATTTTCGGCGAAGAGGACATTGAAGGACATGATGATCTAGTAAAAATGATAAATGCGGCTCGAAAAGCTGCTAGTAAGGAGTAA
- the sdhA gene encoding 8-methylmenaquinol:fumarate reductase flavoprotein subunit, protein MSEKFTRREFLQSACISVGALATTAGATNVFAGELPKGNENGLPSVDVLIIGSGGAGLRAATAVRKQNPNLTVVVATKMMPSRNATCMAEGGINGVTDFSNGDSFKLHAYDTVKGAAYLADQDAVVKFCEAAGAVIHELDHNGMLFSRIDNGDISRKDNGDVAFRFMGGASKKRCNYAADKTGHVLMHACLDDAITAGVKFLMDHELLEIGLEDGKVEGVVLRNIQDGQIYPVLCKSLVIATGGYTRIFYNRTSVPFIATGDGIAVALRAGLGFEDPEMIQFHPTGVQNGGTLITEAARGEGGYLLNNKGERFMKNYHEKMELAPRDVVARAIETEIREGRGFGEGMSSYVLCDVRHLGKENIMKKLPKIRHTAMLFQNIDLVEQPVPIRPTAHYSMGGIEVAKFDDMSTKIPGIYVGGEASCVSIHGANRLGGNSLTDAVVTGDLAGKGAGAYAKDAKFASGKKTSELAKMWHDKFKAIATGEGGVNDMYALREELGKNNWDLMGIFRTGDKLDQLSKNLEAIQAKYDTIKVPNKNPVMNTAFTDYVELGNLILLSRAACLAAQKRLESRGAHTREDYPKRDDANFLKHSIVTLNDGKLELGYKDVVTGIFSLDGKKPE, encoded by the coding sequence ATGAGTGAAAAATTTACTAGAAGAGAATTTCTACAAAGTGCCTGTATCAGCGTAGGTGCGCTAGCTACAACGGCTGGCGCGACCAATGTTTTTGCTGGTGAGTTGCCAAAAGGCAATGAAAATGGCTTGCCATCTGTGGATGTGCTGATAATTGGCTCTGGCGGCGCAGGACTTCGTGCAGCAACAGCTGTTCGTAAACAAAATCCAAATTTAACAGTCGTAGTTGCTACAAAAATGATGCCATCTCGCAATGCAACCTGTATGGCAGAGGGCGGCATAAACGGAGTTACTGACTTTAGTAATGGCGATAGCTTCAAGCTTCACGCCTACGATACTGTAAAAGGTGCGGCCTATCTTGCTGACCAAGATGCTGTAGTGAAATTTTGCGAGGCAGCAGGCGCGGTCATCCATGAGCTAGATCACAACGGTATGCTCTTTTCTCGTATAGATAATGGCGACATATCTCGTAAAGATAATGGCGATGTTGCATTTCGCTTTATGGGTGGCGCTAGCAAAAAACGCTGTAACTACGCAGCTGATAAAACTGGCCACGTTTTGATGCATGCGTGCTTGGACGATGCGATCACAGCTGGTGTTAAATTTCTAATGGATCATGAGCTACTTGAGATAGGCCTTGAAGATGGCAAGGTCGAAGGTGTCGTACTTCGTAATATCCAAGATGGTCAAATTTACCCAGTCCTTTGCAAGTCACTTGTCATCGCAACTGGCGGATATACTAGAATTTTCTATAACCGCACTTCAGTTCCATTTATAGCAACAGGCGACGGCATTGCAGTAGCTCTTCGTGCTGGTCTTGGCTTTGAAGACCCTGAGATGATCCAGTTTCACCCAACCGGTGTTCAAAACGGCGGCACACTTATCACAGAAGCCGCTCGCGGCGAGGGCGGATACTTGCTAAATAACAAGGGCGAGCGCTTTATGAAAAACTATCACGAAAAGATGGAGCTTGCTCCTCGTGACGTCGTCGCTCGTGCTATCGAGACAGAAATTCGCGAGGGCAGGGGCTTTGGTGAGGGCATGAGCTCTTACGTGCTTTGCGACGTTCGCCACCTTGGTAAAGAAAATATCATGAAAAAGCTTCCAAAAATTCGCCATACAGCGATGCTCTTTCAAAACATCGACCTAGTCGAGCAGCCAGTGCCTATCCGTCCGACAGCTCACTACTCAATGGGCGGTATCGAAGTGGCTAAATTTGATGATATGAGCACAAAAATTCCTGGAATTTATGTAGGCGGCGAGGCCTCATGCGTATCTATCCACGGTGCAAACCGCCTTGGTGGCAACAGCCTAACTGACGCAGTGGTCACCGGCGATCTAGCTGGAAAAGGTGCTGGTGCATACGCAAAAGATGCTAAATTTGCAAGTGGTAAAAAAACTTCAGAGCTAGCTAAAATGTGGCATGATAAATTTAAAGCCATAGCAACAGGTGAGGGTGGTGTAAACGATATGTATGCGCTTCGCGAGGAGCTTGGTAAAAATAACTGGGATTTAATGGGAATTTTTAGAACAGGCGACAAGCTAGATCAGCTCTCTAAAAACCTTGAAGCTATCCAAGCAAAATACGACACCATAAAAGTGCCAAATAAAAATCCAGTAATGAACACTGCCTTTACAGACTATGTCGAGCTTGGCAACCTTATTCTCCTTTCTCGTGCAGCCTGTCTTGCAGCGCAAAAACGCCTAGAGAGCCGTGGCGCTCACACAAGAGAAGACTATCCAAAAAGAGATGATGCGAATTTCTTAAAACACAGCATCGTTACATTAAATGACGGCAAGCTCGAACTTGGCTACAAAGACGTTGTGACAGGCATATTTTCACTTGATGGCAAGAAACCAGAGTAA
- a CDS encoding heat-shock protein: MAKFDLAKTYNMDQIKLENFRKEHSFDMPIIRSLPPSECLKIKENLLHKFSLDDIDQFFKMEKFSKLDGFSADEVNFDLTAAFSDLDIATPNEICINFNKFESIDILHFDDLSKFFSDIWYPSLDDVEIFDLNLNWIISVRHYGRIYYVKL; the protein is encoded by the coding sequence TTGGCTAAATTTGATTTAGCCAAAACCTACAACATGGATCAGATAAAACTAGAAAATTTCCGCAAAGAGCATAGCTTTGATATGCCTATCATTAGGAGCTTGCCTCCTAGTGAGTGCTTAAAGATAAAAGAGAATTTACTTCATAAATTTAGCCTTGATGATATAGATCAGTTTTTTAAAATGGAAAAATTTAGCAAGCTTGATGGCTTTAGTGCGGACGAAGTAAATTTTGACCTAACTGCTGCTTTCAGCGATCTTGACATTGCCACACCGAATGAAATTTGCATAAATTTTAATAAATTTGAGAGTATTGATATTTTACATTTTGATGATCTATCTAAATTTTTTAGCGATATTTGGTATCCGTCACTAGATGATGTTGAGATATTTGATCTAAATTTAAACTGGATCATCTCAGTCAGACACTACGGTCGAATATACTACGTAAAGTTATAA
- a CDS encoding 2-oxoacid:acceptor oxidoreductase family protein → MKSQLRFVGVGGQGVILAGEILSAAKIKAGGYGVKASTYTSQVRGGPTKVDIILDEKEILYPYANEGEIDFMLATAQISYDAFKSGVKEGGAIVVEPNLVKVSDEDKKHWKIYEIPIISIAKDEVGNVITQSVVALGVAVAMSGCMDENLVREEMLASVPEKVKEANAKAYELGLKYAKELLK, encoded by the coding sequence ATGAAGTCACAATTAAGATTTGTCGGTGTTGGCGGACAGGGCGTCATACTAGCAGGCGAGATCCTCTCAGCTGCCAAGATAAAAGCAGGCGGATACGGCGTCAAGGCATCTACCTACACATCTCAGGTGCGTGGCGGTCCAACGAAGGTCGATATCATCCTTGATGAGAAAGAGATTTTATACCCTTATGCAAACGAGGGCGAGATAGACTTCATGCTAGCAACTGCACAGATAAGCTACGATGCCTTTAAAAGCGGTGTGAAAGAGGGCGGTGCGATCGTTGTCGAGCCAAATTTGGTAAAAGTAAGTGACGAAGATAAAAAGCACTGGAAAATTTATGAAATTCCTATCATTTCTATCGCAAAAGATGAGGTTGGTAACGTCATCACTCAAAGCGTCGTGGCTCTTGGTGTGGCTGTGGCGATGAGTGGGTGCATGGATGAAAATTTAGTGCGTGAAGAGATGCTAGCAAGCGTGCCTGAAAAGGTCAAAGAGGCAAACGCAAAAGCTTATGAGCTAGGCCTAAAATACGCAAAAGAGCTTTTAAAATAG